In Candidatus Dadabacteria bacterium, the DNA window TCTAGACCCGACAGAATTCAGAGAAATTGGAGAGTCAATTCGTAAAGATGTGCAACAGCAAGTGGCAAGGGTACAAAAAGAAAAAAAGAATAAAGAGGCTTTAGAGATAAATGATGAAGACTTTAGCGAAGAAAGTGAAGAGGAAATGGAATACTTAAATGACTTGGAAATAATTCAGGAAATAAATCCATATTCCTTTGAAAGGCTTTGTGCGCTTCTTTTCAAAAAGGTCGGATATGAAGATGTTCAAACTACGCAAAAATCCGGCGATGGCGGCTATGACGGAGTTGGCTATTTAGTTTTCGGATTGGTAAGATTTAAGGTTGCTTTCCAAGCAAAAAAATACAAAAACGACAATAAGATTGGACCCGGTGAAATACGGGAATTTTCTGGAACAATGAAACAACAGGCTGCGGAAAAAGGGGTTTTTATTACAACATCCGACTTTACCCAGAAAGCCAAAGAAAGCGGGCTTGAACTTGGAATTGAACTGATAAACGGCGAGAAGTTAATTGGACTGTTACAAAAGCACCAAATCGGGTATTCCCAAAGGATTGACAAGAAGTTCTTTGAAGAACTCTGATAACTCCCTTCCCTCTTGACACCACCGCCCCCGCCGTTACAGTAACTCTCATTCACAACTGGAGGTGAAACAGATGGCGGATTCAATCTACAAAGACAACATTGGCGCAGAGATGGGCAGGTTCAAGGAAACCAACCCTGAACTGCTTGACTCGTGGATGGCTTACCACGACAGCGTTTTCAAAGACGGCGCGCTTACGGCAAAAGAGAAGCAACTGACGGCGCTTGCGGTGGCGCATATAACATCATGCCCCTACTGCATACGCTCACGCACCAACGCTTCGCTGAAGGCGGGGGCAACCGACAAAGAAATCGTTGAGGTCGTCTATGTGTCAATGCGCCTCGCAATGGGCGCTCCCTACGCATTCTCAAGCATAGCGTTTGAGGCGTGGGACCACCTTGAAGCGGGCGTGGACTTGAGAGAAGGACACTTCTTCAAGAAAGACATTGTTCACGAGATCAACACTTTCAAAGAGCAGAGCGGCGAAGACATTGCCACCCCGTTCGGCGACTTTCACAAAAAGACGTTTGAAGAAGGGGCGCTTTCCAAGAAATTCAAGCGCGGAATCGTTGCCCTCGCCTGCGCTCTCGTAACAAAATGCCCTTACTGCATAAGGTCTTGCGTAAGAGACGGCAAGGCGGAAGGTGTGAACTCCAAGCAGATAGCGGAAGCCGTCAACGTGGCAATGGTGATGGCCGCCGGCGCGTGCTGGGCGCACTCGTCCATTGCTATGGAAACGGTTGCCAAAGCGGGGAAATAAGCGTTTCACCCTTTGAGCAACCCGCACAAAGCGACGGAAGACGACACCATATCGGCGATATCCACGCCGCCCGGCAAAGGCGGCGTGTGCGTCATACGCATAAGCGGCGGACAGTCCCTTGCGGTCATCCGCGCCCTGTTTATGTTTCACGGAAAACATAGGGACTTTGAGCACCGCCTGATGTATGCGGGAAACATCATTGACCCGGCGGACAAAACCGTTGTGGACAGCGCGATGTGCGTCTTTATGAAAGGGCCCTCCTCCTACACCGGAGAGGACTTGGCAGAAATCCACTGCCACGGCGGCGGCGCTTGTTCGCGCAAAATAATGGACCTCACTCTTCGCCACGGATGCAGGGCGGCGGGTCCGGGGGAATTCACCCGCAGGGCGTTCATGAACGGCAAGATGGATCTGGCTCAGGCTCAGGCAGTTGCGGACATCATTAATGCGCAGAGTGATCTGGGGCTCAGGCAGGCGGGTCTCCAGTTGTCCGGCGGACTTTCCGACAGGATAAACAAACCCAAGGCGCGGCTTCTGGAAATGCTCGCCGAGATTGAGGCGAGGATAGACTTTCCCGAAGAGGAAACGGGGGTTATGGAAACCGCCGCCCTCAGGCGCGGTGGTGAAACCGTTCTGAGAGACCTTGAGGCGCTTCTCGGCACTTATCTGGCGGGCAGCCTCATAAGAGAGGGGGCAATGGTCGCCATAACGGGAAAGCCCAATGTGGGCAAATCAAGCCTTCTTAACGCCCTTCTCGGCAAAGAACGCGCCATAACAAGCCCCCAGCCCGGAACTACAAGGGATTACATTGAGGAGCAAACCTCCATCGGGGGCATAACAATCCGCCTTACGGACACGGCGGGAATCAGAGACGCGCTCAACGAAGCGGAAAGAGCGGGCGTTGACATGGCAAGGGAAAAAGCGCTTGGCTGTGATGTTCAAGTCGTGGTGGTTGACTCCGGGCTTCCCCTTTCCGGTGAAGAGAGGGAGATGATAGGGCAGATTTCTTCAAACGCCGTTGTTGCCGTCAATAAATCAGACCTCGGCGGAGACCTGTTTCACGAAGTTGCCAGAGCCTTTCCGCAGAAGAAAGCGGTTGCCACTTCCGCCAAAACCGGCGCGGGCATTGACGATTTGAAAGAAGCCGTCAGGGAAACCCTGATGAAAGACACCGCCCCCGTTGAAACCAATGAGGCGGCGCTGACCGGCATCCGCCACAAACAGTCGGTTGAAGCCGCCCTTGAAGCGGTGAACTCCTTTCTTAAACTGCTTGAGGAGAAAGAATCTCCGGAAATCCTGTCAATAAAGGTCAGGGAAGCAATGGACAGACTTGGGGAAATAACGGGCGAAACCTCAACGGAAGAGATGTTAGGCGTAATCTTCGGCAAGTTCTGCATTGGCAAGTGATCAAGGGTTGTTAAACCTGAATGTTTCACGGGGAACATTCATATCTTTTCGGTATCAGGAGGGCGGGGATTTTTTCCACAATGAGTGGAAAACAGTGTGGAAACTTATAGGTCAAGTCTTATGTATTACCACTTAAACGCCTGAAATAAAAGAGTTTTTACTTCCACATAGGAAGGGTGGGTTGATGTTGAAAACTTATGGGTCAAGCCTTGATATTGCATTGTTTCCACAGGGTTTATCCCTGATACCGAGTTGGTAACAAAGACGAACTCCGCATTTGCCGCAGTTGAGGGCTTTACCGGAGGTTCGGCTATGGAAAAGCCCGCATCCGCCGCCTTTTCCATCAAAACGCCCCTTGTTATGCCGGGAAGTATGCCGCAATCCTCCGGCGGGGTGAACAGGTCGCGCCCGCTGCCCCAGAATATGTTCCGGCATGTTGTTTCCGCGATATTTCCGTCCGGCGAGCATAAAAGCGCGTCATCAAACCCTTTTTTTGCCGCCTCCCTCATTGCAATTACGTTTTCAAGGTAATTGAGGGATTTCACCGCAGACAGCGGGGAATCCGGGCGGGTGCGCCAAACATCCGAAAGAAGCAGTTTAACGGGCTTGTTTTCCGTCCCGTTTTTAATTTGCCTGACGGAAATAATTGTATGAGAGCCGTCCAGCGGAGCAAAAAAAGGCGAAGGCGGCGCGTCTGAAATAACGCACACTTTCACCGCGCAGTCGGAAAAACCGCTTTGTCGGACAGCGTTGTTTATTTCACGGGTGATATTTTCCGGGGAGGGCGGCGCAATGCCAACGGCGGAGGCGGCGCGGGAAATTCTGTCAATATGCCTGTTCAGAAAAACCGGCGCGGACTCCTTCCAGCGCATTGTTTCAAAAACTCCGTCCCCGTAAAAAACCGCGCGGGGAAAAAACTCCGGAATACCGGTTAAATCTTTTTCCTGAAAATAAATACGTTGATCATTCACTAAATCAATCTCCGCCCGCCGCGCTGTTTTCAAGGGCTTTTAGTTTCAGTTTAATTTCCTCAAACTCTCTCCCCGCATCGGAATCCCAAACCACTCCCGCGCCGCTCCAGCATACCGCGTCTCCGTCCGAAACTTGAAGGCATCTTATTGAAACACTGAGGCAAAAATCCCCGTTCGGATAAAAAACGCCCGCCGCGCCGCAGTAGGGGCCTCGGGGATGGGGTTCAAGGGCGTCTATTATCCGCAACGCGTTTGTCTTCGGCGCGCCGGTAACGGAGCCGGGAGGGAAGGTTTTTTTTATTATTTCCTCAAGAGAGATTTCCTCTCTCAAAGTCCCTCTCACTTCGGACTCCATGTGAAAAAGCGTTTCATACCGTCTTATTCCGAAAACTTTGTCCGCGCAAACCGTTGACGGAACGCATATTCTGCTCAAGTCGTTCCTCACAAGGTCGGTTATCATGAGTATTTCCGCCTTTTCTTTTTCGTTTCCGGAGAGAGCGCCTTTCATGCGCAAATCCTCTTCGGGATTTACGCCGCGCCTTGCCGTTCCCTTTATCGGGCGCGACACTATGGAGTCGCCGCTTTTTGCGAGAAACAACTCCATTGAACCGCTTAAAAACTGAAACCGCCCGAAATCCATATAGGACGCGAACGGAACGGGCTGTGAGCGGAAAAGGCTTAAAAAAAGGCTATAGGGATTTTGCGGCGGGGGAATTTTCCACATTTCCGATATGTTGACCTGATACACGTCCCCGTCCCTTATGTGAGATTTAATTTTTTCCACATTTTTCACGAAACGGTCTCCCTGAGGCCCCCCGGAAGAGACCGGAGACCGGCATCGCGCGGAAAACCCGCGCCCGCCGTTCCCGGAATGCGGAAGTATCCGTTCGGGAATTTCAGCGGAGCGGCTGACGGAGGTTTCGGGGTAAAAATGAAAATTTACGGCGGGCGGCGGAACGGCCCCGGTTTTTTTTCTGCGCGGCGACCGCGCAAGCGGCATGCCGTCATCGGTGTTTTCCAGATATTCGTATCCGAAAAAACCCACGGCAACATAGCCGCCGGAGGTCAGTTTTTCCATTTCACGGACGGGGTCGCCGCTTATTTCCAGTCTTTTTCCGCCGCCTTCCAGAACAGCCCCGCCGGGCGTTGAAAAAATTGTAAATTCGGGCTTGCTGAATATCAGACAGCCGCCGTCCCCGTCTCCGAGCCAGCCGCCTCCGGAATCAAGAAGCACGGCGGACGGAAGATGGTTTTCTGTCCGCATGGCGTAAAAACCGCCTACCCGGAACCCGCGCCGTTTACCGAATCCCTTAGAATTTCCGCGACATCCTTTATCTGAATATCTTCGGATTTGCCTTTGAATTTGGCGGCGTCCTCAAACATGGTGTTGCAGAAATAGCATGCGGTGGCAAGGGTGTCGGGCTTGAGTTGTTCGGCCTCCTCAAACCTGTTCCAGTTGACCCTCGGAGCCTCTTCCTCCATCCATATCTTTCCGCCTCCGGCGCCGCAGCAGAAACTGTTGCGCCCGGAACGTTTCATCTCAACAAGGTCTATGCCCGATATGGATTTCAGTATCTCGCGCGGAGAGTCGTAAATGTTGTTGTATCTGCCTATGTAGCAGGAATCGTGGTAGGTAACCTTTTCCCCCGCTCCGCCGCCCGGAGTGAGTTTCCCCTGCTTTACCAGTTCAACCAGAAAATCGGTGTGGTGGACCACCTCATACTCGCCGCCGAACTGCGGATACTCATTCTTGATGGTGTTGAAGCAGTGCGGGCAGTTGGTGAGTATCTTTTTAACTCCCAAATCGTTCATCGCCTCAACGTTTTGAGACGCGAGTTCCTGATAGAGAGCCTCCTCGCCGAGCCTTCTCGCCGGGTCTCCGCTGCATGTTTCGGACGGCCCCATTACGGCGAAATCAACGCCCGCCTTCACGAGGAGTTCCACAACCGCCTTTGAAACCTGCTGTCCGCGGGGGTCGTA includes these proteins:
- a CDS encoding restriction endonuclease yields the protein MSERIKITEMPQMPYFHCFALLAVHKLGGSSKTKDTIEEIMNFFDFEENLLEETLENGKSRLKERIRFAMVDLKMADYFAKDSKRGLYQLSDKGKLSIQQLVPLDPTEFREIGESIRKDVQQQVARVQKEKKNKEALEINDEDFSEESEEEMEYLNDLEIIQEINPYSFERLCALLFKKVGYEDVQTTQKSGDGGYDGVGYLVFGLVRFKVAFQAKKYKNDNKIGPGEIREFSGTMKQQAAEKGVFITTSDFTQKAKESGLELGIELINGEKLIGLLQKHQIGYSQRIDKKFFEEL
- a CDS encoding carboxymuconolactone decarboxylase family protein; translation: MADSIYKDNIGAEMGRFKETNPELLDSWMAYHDSVFKDGALTAKEKQLTALAVAHITSCPYCIRSRTNASLKAGATDKEIVEVVYVSMRLAMGAPYAFSSIAFEAWDHLEAGVDLREGHFFKKDIVHEINTFKEQSGEDIATPFGDFHKKTFEEGALSKKFKRGIVALACALVTKCPYCIRSCVRDGKAEGVNSKQIAEAVNVAMVMAAGACWAHSSIAMETVAKAGK
- the mnmE gene encoding tRNA uridine-5-carboxymethylaminomethyl(34) synthesis GTPase MnmE encodes the protein MSNPHKATEDDTISAISTPPGKGGVCVIRISGGQSLAVIRALFMFHGKHRDFEHRLMYAGNIIDPADKTVVDSAMCVFMKGPSSYTGEDLAEIHCHGGGACSRKIMDLTLRHGCRAAGPGEFTRRAFMNGKMDLAQAQAVADIINAQSDLGLRQAGLQLSGGLSDRINKPKARLLEMLAEIEARIDFPEEETGVMETAALRRGGETVLRDLEALLGTYLAGSLIREGAMVAITGKPNVGKSSLLNALLGKERAITSPQPGTTRDYIEEQTSIGGITIRLTDTAGIRDALNEAERAGVDMAREKALGCDVQVVVVDSGLPLSGEEREMIGQISSNAVVAVNKSDLGGDLFHEVARAFPQKKAVATSAKTGAGIDDLKEAVRETLMKDTAPVETNEAALTGIRHKQSVEAALEAVNSFLKLLEEKESPEILSIKVREAMDRLGEITGETSTEEMLGVIFGKFCIGK
- a CDS encoding aminotransferase class IV, whose protein sequence is MNDQRIYFQEKDLTGIPEFFPRAVFYGDGVFETMRWKESAPVFLNRHIDRISRAASAVGIAPPSPENITREINNAVRQSGFSDCAVKVCVISDAPPSPFFAPLDGSHTIISVRQIKNGTENKPVKLLLSDVWRTRPDSPLSAVKSLNYLENVIAMREAAKKGFDDALLCSPDGNIAETTCRNIFWGSGRDLFTPPEDCGILPGITRGVLMEKAADAGFSIAEPPVKPSTAANAEFVFVTNSVSGINPVETMQYQGLTHKFSTSTHPSYVEVKTLLFQAFKW
- a CDS encoding anthranilate synthase component I family protein; this encodes MRTENHLPSAVLLDSGGGWLGDGDGGCLIFSKPEFTIFSTPGGAVLEGGGKRLEISGDPVREMEKLTSGGYVAVGFFGYEYLENTDDGMPLARSPRRKKTGAVPPPAVNFHFYPETSVSRSAEIPERILPHSGNGGRGFSARCRSPVSSGGPQGDRFVKNVEKIKSHIRDGDVYQVNISEMWKIPPPQNPYSLFLSLFRSQPVPFASYMDFGRFQFLSGSMELFLAKSGDSIVSRPIKGTARRGVNPEEDLRMKGALSGNEKEKAEILMITDLVRNDLSRICVPSTVCADKVFGIRRYETLFHMESEVRGTLREEISLEEIIKKTFPPGSVTGAPKTNALRIIDALEPHPRGPYCGAAGVFYPNGDFCLSVSIRCLQVSDGDAVCWSGAGVVWDSDAGREFEEIKLKLKALENSAAGGD